GGCCATGGTCACTGAGGCCTCTCCTTAGCCTCCTTTCCCAGGTAATTGTGCTATGATAAGCTCAGCGGAGCCTGAGACTCCGGCACGTGTCTGCCTGGAAAGTCCATATTTTATTAATCCTTCCTTAGACAGAATGAGCTACTCATGACCCCAGGTGGATCCCCTGGAGCCTCTCCAGGACCTCACAGTTCTGTTCCAGCCTGCCCTTCTAACAGCTCATCCCTCTTGCCTATCAGTAGGCATTCCTCTAGGATTGCGTTTGCCCTGGGGGCTTGAATTCTCTCGGCTTCCTGCCCTCACTGTCTAGTCTTTcctgccctctcctgcctctccttCATCTGTTGCCCCAGGAATCTGATttagtcttcatttctgccttATCTATGCCTCTTGGCATCTTCTTCCCATGGAAGTTATAGGTTTTTAGTAATGCCTTCAATCCTGAAGGGAGAAAATCGTATGATGTGGGTTCTTGCCTACGACTAGAGGGCAAAACTCAGATCCTCCTGGAGCTAAAGACTCAAGCTTGAAGCTTGGTCCTTGCagaggcagtggcagtggcagcaggcagcccagggTTGTAGACTGTCTGCTTAAGGAAacaacactgtgtgtgtgtgtgtgtgtgtgtgtgtgtgtggcggagGGAGGGGGTACTGGTACCAACTGGAGAGATTGGGAAGGGCTGTTCCTCCCAGTGTCTGCCGTCTGCACTGAACTGGAGAAAGTTGTCTTCATAGCACATCCTACTCCTAGACCCAGGCTTTAGGAAACTCTTAGAATGTTTGTGCAGGGCTCAGCAACCTCTCCCTGTGAAGGGCCAGAGAATggatattttaggctttgtgggccacatAGTCTTAGCCACAACTATTCATCTTTGCCATTGAAGCACAAAAGCAGCGTAGACAATATGTGAACAAATGGGCATGTTTGTTTCTAAtgaactttatttatggacaccgAAATGTGAATTACACAAAGTTTTCATGTTTTACAGAACACCtttcttgtcctggctgggttgctcagttagttggagcgttGTGCCCTACACCAAAGGCTGCGGGCTTgatttctgatcagggcacatacctgggctgtgggtttgatcgcACAGGTTGGGGcctgtacaggaggcaaccgatcaatgtttctctctcacatccatgtttctttctctctgccttcccctcttttaaaatcaataaacatatccttgggtgaggattaggAAAAAACAATATTgttcctttgattttttaaattattaaaaaatgtaaaaaccattcttaggtCATAGGGCTAAGCCACTCTTAGCTTATTCTTGACCTGAATCTGCCAACCCCTGATTCAAGTCTAGTGTTTCCCCAGAAGTTTCTGTGGGATGTGATCAAATACTCATGGGAAGTGCTGGGTTAAACAAAGTTAAACACACGTCCCGCCCCTCCCTCACAGGACTTGCCAGAGTCTTTAGTGTTCTCAGGGCCGGCATACGGTTCCCAGCAGGGCTGGCACAGGCCAGGCTTCTCTAATGCACTGACAACGAGTCTCTTGTTTCGTGGAGTGTGTTATAGACAAGCATTCCTCAGGACTAGGTCCTGTGGAATACGCTTGAGAACAAGGCTGCAGGCCACCCCTCATTTAACGTGTGGGCAGCCAAAGCCTGAGTGCCTTGCCAGCTGGGCATCCAGCCAGGTCTCGGTCAGGTCTCACGACTGCACTGATGCTCCCGAAAAGCCACACTGCTGCACCCTTTGGGTGAGACCAGGCAGCACTGTGCAGGCTGAGGCTATCTCACAGGACACCAGCTCCCCAGCTTCAGACCTGGTTATGCACATGTATGAGcctaaggggtgggggggcatgtttTGGTTGAGGGTTTAGAACCCTGGGTGGCTGCATGTCAGGAAACACTCTTAAAATTCCTGTCTCTGACTAACTAAAGAAGTGCTCATGCACTATCCTTAGCCTTTGGGTTACTGTTTCATCATTATAGGCATAATTATTGAATGGTTTGGGCAGTAAGGAGATGGGTGTACTCTGCACGGCAATAATGTATGAACATGTGTCTAGAATTGACAAAGCACCTCTGTGTTGTTTGTTCCTTACACCAGCCTCTGGGTGAGGGAGGacagtttcttttgtttcttttcttttttttttcttcccttcccttccttttccttccttctttccttccttcctccctccctctctctcctttctcttctctttttttctctctttctccttcctccttccttctttcctctctctctctctctctctctctctctctctttccagctttaattttacagataaagaaactgaggttcaaggtATCTAGGAGACTTGCCCCTGGTCATACGGACAGTGGCAGAATTAGAACTCAGATCCAGGTCTCATCTCACCTCAGGGGTGGCTTTCTCCATGGCCCATTGTCTTAAAGTGAAGAGTGAGTCGGCAATGAAGTAATTCTTTAGGAAAGCATGACcaatttccctttctccacctccctcttctctgcccctcccccaggcccataTATATGAACCTCCACAAACCCATGCTGGCCTGTACACCTTTACTTTTGAAAAACTTGCACAGCTGGGATAGGAACCTTCCATCCACAGTTATACTCCTGATTGGTGAGTAGGGAGGGTGCCTGCCCAACTTTCCCTCTGTAGCAGGAGCCAGCCTCCTCTAAACAGCAGACTCCAAGCATTGCTTCCAGACCCTGAGGTGAGTGATGCGGCAATTCCTGAGTACTTTGCTTTGAAGCAGCAGACTTGCACCTCATTGGGAATGGCAGAAGTCAACTTTTTAGTGTGTATGTAAGGATAAGTTACAACTATGGATGAGGAGCCTCTCTCTCTGATTTAACACTAAGAAGAATTTAGGCTGGATGGGAGGAAGAGCTGGAGAATTATGAGGCCCAGACATGAATTTTCAAGAGAGGCTTCGAGGCCTGTGGAGTTTGAAAGAACAGAATGGGAAGACCTTGAGGGAGCTGCTGAAGCTCAGACTTGCATGACAGAGGGTACTGGACTGGGACCCCACAGAGAGATGACTGCCCGAATGTTGGCAGTCATGCTGGAGACAGGTCTTCTCTCATCTGCCTGCCCAGCGTTGGGTGGAAGGCTGAGTGTCTTCAGGTGTGAAAGCAGTGCCTGGAATATGAAAGATTCTTCAATGGTTGTGGAAggaagtaaaagagagagagagagaaagaaagggagggaggaaaggaagaagaaaagcaaaaatcaaagaaggcagggaggaggaatgCTCTGCATGCAGTTATGATGGATAGATAATGGATCATCTTCCTCTAGCTTGGGGCCTCTTCACACAGTCATTCCCAACTGGAAATAGAGTGGAAGGTTTTAAGGTGATTCATCCAGAAGTGTGATTCCTCCCTCTTGTTCAGTTACCTGAAAAGCTAATTCTTAGGGTTAAAAATGAGTCGTCAGTTGAGGTGGCAGAGTGAGGATTAATCCCTCAGATACCTCTGAGATACCTCATATCCCTCATATCCCTCAGATACCTCATGATGAGGAGTCAGAAATGGCCTGGGATGAGAAAAACACCTGCCCAGGTGTTCCTGTTGCCTGAAGGGCAGAACTCAGACAAGCAAACACTTAGTTAAGCTCTATCCTCTCGAGTTTGGGCTCCCAATACATGTTCTTTGGCACATTGTAATACCTACCTCCCCCacacatttcttcattcttcttgatCAAATTCTGACCAGCATGTTGTTAGCTAGAGAGAACTGTATGGGGTAAAGAAGGAGGTGCCGAGTGTATGTGATGTGGATGGGCATTTTGGAGTAGGTACATAGTGAGATAGTGAGCCCAGCAGGTAGGAGATGAGGGCAGAaagtccctgccctcccacccccagtgcaCCATATGTTTGCAATGTTCTAACTCTGAGAAACCACAGTCATCTCATATTTCCTGTCTGTGGGTCCAAGGCTGGCTGAGGCAGATCAAGCAGCATTATTTCTGTGTATACCACTCCTGGGCCAGAGAACCTGCCTCAGTGGGCTGCCTCCCTTTCTTCCAGCAGGATCCTCCTGGTCCTTCCTTTGCCGTGGATGGGCACCCCAATGCACAAggctgccctcccctgcctgAGTCTCATCCTGCTTGTCTGGAGCCAGGGTCCAGGGGTCCAAGGCCAAGAATTCCGGTTTGGCCCCTGCCAAGTGGAGGGAGTAGTTTTCCAGGAACTGTGGGAAGCCTTCCGGGCCATGAAGGACATTGTGGTGAGTGAAGTGTCATTCTGGATACAGCTGTGGGGGTTACTGTGTGGGGCAGgataatattttatgattatggAGCTCTTTGTATCATGCTAATTATTTTCCTACAGAATAACTTTATAAAGTTAGAGGCATCACAAGCCACATTTCCTCTtgtacatgaggaaactgaggctcaggaagaggTAGTCAATCTATAGGAAAATAAGCACAGCCCAGGAGGAATAAAGAATGGAGCCTATTAATCCAGGCTTTATCTGCATCCCAGGGAGACATGAGACTTCATCAATGGGAAGTCATGAGAAGTCCTTTAAGTCCCACCTACTGGAATTTTCACCTGCTCTTTAGCCAGGATCCTGCTAGTCTGTTGTGTGCTTATACCCTGGCTAACAGTAGAAAGAATGGTTAATGCTGAGGTGGGATAGGGCAGCTTGTGCAATGTGACTGTGGATTTCTCCTGTGCCTGCAAGTGCTGTAATATGTACCCTCACAAATGCACTAAACTTCTTAAAGGATAAACCAGATGCAAGCCAGAAAGTGGGAGCTCGatggggcagcctggggaggagagagTACTGCACTGGGAACAGGAAACTTATGTATGATCTTGACCTTGAAACCAACCCATACAACACCCCAGTCCCATCAGTTCCCTTGTTTGCACAATGAGGAGGTAGGTAGGACAGAGGAGCTCAAAAGCTCCTTTCTCTCACTGATTCTTTGACTTACATCCAAGAACTGAAATGAATGAGTTACTGGGCTGCAGAGGAAGCTCCAGAGAAGCTTCCTCTCCAGAGAAAAGAAGCACGCCTTAACTCTCATGGAATAAAGAGGTAAAAACCTGCCTCTGGAGGCCCTTAAACCAAAGTGTTATTTCCTCCTGTCTCAAATGACCAAAGGAATCAAACAGGTCCTTGATAAAGGCTCTAAGAACTCCTGGAATTCCATCTGTCCCTGGAGGACAAGTCTGGTGATTTTCTGTGGCTGAAACCCATTCCTCCACCCGAGGGGCCAGCTCAGTCCAGCCTTTCCTGGGGCTCTGAGATCTCACATACAGAGATTTAGAGGCCTGGGGAAGCAGCCCCTAAATGTATTTCCAAGGTTGGTTTCTATGCTGCCCCCAACCCCTAACCTGGAGacatctcttctttctgttcGCAAAGCAATCTCAGGATAAGATCAAGAGTGTCCGGCTGCTGCGGAAAGAGGTTCTGCAGAACATCTCGGTAATCAGATTTCCTTGGGGAAAGACTATGGCTGGTCTTCTGGAGGTGGGAGTAAGGGGTTGTCTAGAGAAGCTGACAGAAGACTTCACTTCTGCCCCAGACTGGGCCTAACCAGGACAAAGCTGGGCAGTGGCCAGAGAAGTTAATGTATGAGGTCATCACACAGGACCTGGGTTATGTGGGCATGTGTGTGATGGCATGGGGAGTGGGTGGAGATCAAGGCTCCTACACATCTGTCTCCATGATTGATATCAAAAGAGTTGCCATTAATCTTTCCCTTTTGCATCTgcttgggtctttttttgtttgtttgtttccatccTTTTTTTCCTCACCCATTCCTGTCTTCTCATCACCTACCTGGTCAGTCAGTGAGCACACTGGTACTTCCCTGATCCCTGTAGTCTTTACTCTGTGTGCTCGAGGGGGTTGGAGAGCAATCCCTGTGTCTAAGGATGCTGgggtgttttcttcttctcctcttttcttctccttccagttccTTTTCCTGCCGACTCACAACCACCAAGTTCCAGGTGCTTTTCAGGGCCTATCACCTCATGGGTCTATCACTTCACAGGGCTATTAGGGAGGTCATAGGgcagagaaaaaatgttttaagcagATGGGGAGTCAGACATCCTGGGAACTAGGCCTGTGTCTGCCACTGAgtagctgtgggaccttgggcaaatcTTTCTCTCTGGGTCTGTGGTTTCTCCTGGAAACCAAAGGTGCCACTCTCTGAAAGGGGCCACTCCAAAGGCCCTTTCAGATCTAATGTTATCAGTAGCTCTTAGAAGATCCCTGCCCCTTTTGTGCTTACCTTGCCTTGGCAACACATGGGTGGTTTatccagggctggggtgggaagaggCCTTGGCTCTACCATAACCTAGACCTTCTTCAGGATGCTGAGAGCTGTTACCTCATCCGTGCCTTGCTGAACTTCTACTTGAATACCGTTTTCAAAAACTATCATAAGAAGGCAGCTGAATTCAGGATCCAGAAGTCATTCTCTACTCTGGCCAACAATTTTATTGTCATCCTGTCAAAACTGCAACCCAGTGTGAGTAGAGCAAAGCTAGGATGGGGGCCCATGGAAAACGGTGTTTGGAGAGGACTCCTCTTCCTGTATCTGGTCCTGGCTTTTATTCCACAATCGGGAAAAGAGCATAGGCTTTGGACACCAACAGTCCTGGGTTGAAGTCTAGTTCTGCTTCTAACCAGCTGGTTAACCCTTTGCAAGGTGCTCAACCTTTCTGGCcttcagttttcttacctatAGAAGGGAATGATCACCCTCACCTGGCCAGACTGCTGTGGGGATTAGAGGCGGCCCTGCCACATGGCAGGTGTTCTGCATTGGCTCCTTGAGGATGTGGATTTGGTGCTTTCCTCCTTGGCCTTGGGAACCCCTCTGCCATTGCTaggaaggagtgggagggagcTTTTCTTTGCTCCTACCCAACACTTGGcacaacttttttttctgttatccAGCAGGAGAAGTTTTCCACTAGTGAGAGTGCACGCAGGCGGTTCCTGCTGTTCCAGGGAGCATTTAAACAGGTAATCAAGGCCAGGAGTCCAGGGCTTGCTTGAACTGTCACAGAAGGGTGCCTCAGAGACCAAATGCAGAATGCAATGCAGGTGACTCCACTGGGCTTGCCCAAAGCCACCTGATTTAGCAGGAGCACAGGAATATTTACATGAATTAGCATTTACTTTGCTTAAGTGCCATAAATTACCTACTATATTTTCCTGCcagttttcaaattaaaatccTACTATATTTCCCTTCAGTCTGATTTCACAACTGAGGATTCTTCCTGTGAGAGGGCTTATGGGTACTTTAGCTGGGCAATTAGAGtcagaagtgagggagaaagaagggagactACCCTTGTAACCCCTGTCCCCCATAATTTCCAATACACATCCCCATGCATGGTATTGTCCACAATGCTCAAATGGTCtagtttgtaagaaaaaaatatcatgagAAAATATATGACCTTTTCCCAAATTAAGACAACAGAGAAAATCCAAATTTCATCCCAGCCCCCAAAACATATATGGTTTTGATtacttttttaagaaacagatatgtcagcctaaaaataaataaagagcaaTAACACACAAAGGACATGGACCACCCAGGCTTTAGTACCCTCATCTGCACAGTAGTCAGGAGGTGGAccagatccatccacactggAATTCTATGGCTCTTGCCAGGGCTCCAAATGCTTTTCCCTTGCTTCTGACCTGCTGCCACCCACTGGCCGACTGTCCTCAACCCCAAAGCAGGCAGCACACATAATGGGGGACAAGTGATGTGTGGCTGAAGCTGACTCCATCAGAAGCAATCCTGTGATGTGGAGCCAGCCAGCTCTAGGAGTGGTGAGTTGGAAGAAAACCTATTGTTGTAGCTAACATGACAGATTTTCAACTCTTCCCTTAGTTGGACATAGAAGCAGCTCAGACCAAAGCCTTTGGAGAAGTGGACATTCTTCTGACCTGGATGCAAAAGTTCTACCAGCTCTAGATGCCTGGACCGGAATACTCTCCTTGTTCTCCATGTCATTTCAAAAGAGTGCCCCTTCCTGTGATGTTTTCTGGGCACTTCACACCCTTGACCACAGGTCCCCTTCTTGGTTCAGGCTTATCCTCAGAGACTTCATTCTTTAAGTGGCCCCAACAAGAGTCATGGAAGGTTTCCTTGGATGCTGCGAATAATCTACGAAGAAGATTTCTGTATTTATTACAAGTCTATTTAATGCCTGTCAGTGTTTTAacttatgttatatttatttgtgaGACTAAGTATTGTGAAGACACCAGAAACAATGCCCCGTGCTTCTCTTTTATCCTCCATGATCCTTGGAACCATGTGGGgctcagtaaatgcttaataaactggatttttttttgccatctttGAATTGTTGAGGAACAATGAGGGATGCTGGATACAAAGTTGAATGTTTGGGCATGGAAATCACATTGTCATGACATCTCTAGGAAcagagcagtggggtgggggtgaggacaccAGTTGGAAATGTAAAGGATAAAAGATATAATGTGTTAAGCGCCCAACACAAAGCAGGCTCACTAAACCTTACAGTTCTTGCCCATACTCCCGACCATCCCTTCTCCTTGGGTGCCTCCTTTCTAATCTTACTTATTCTTCCCTTATTGGCCACTTGAGAGGGTGCCAGGGTCAAGCTGACATTGCTGATGGTGTCATTGTACATGGATGGACTCTCCAACCTGTGATGACATTCCCTGCTAATGAAAGGCAGGGAACTCAAGTTTGGCAgcctttcctttctatttctggcTCAGTGAGGCTGAGTGTTGTGTCTGGGAGAGACCATCTTCCTAACCGCAAGACTGGGCATTCTCTAGTCTCAGGCTCTGGCTGAGTTTTGTAGTTGACTTCAGTCTAAAGGTACAATGTCTGCCTATGCCCTTGCTCAGAAAATTTAAGTGCAAGGGTATATGGAGGAGGTGGGATGCCTCTTCCTCCATAATATAGTGCTATTTCAGAGCATCTGGACCTCCAGGGAATCCAAGCCACTTTCCTTCCCCAAAGAGATAAGGTGCATTTCTGAAAGCAGAGAGATGTAATAGTCATTGCTAAGATGGTTAAGATATGAGCACAAATAGCAGTTCTGGGGAATGGAAGGATAAAGAGGAgacaaaaactgtttttaaaagaagggcAATGCCAGAGTCAGGCTCCTTATGAGCATCAAGGAAGGGAGGCTTAAAGAGGatttatagatacagagagatACATATGGTTCTGAAAATTTAGAATCCTTCATCACATCAAAACAAATTGCCCTTACAATAGGACACAAGATGAGTAAAGGTCACTAGTAAGTGCCACCCTTAAGATCAGGGCAAAGATGTTGCCAGGGGCATTTCTTTCATACCAGATCCCTTCCTAGCTCAAGGGCTGAGTCATACCCTCACGGTGCAGTCCAGGGGCCTTCTATTGGTATGAGGCCCAGGCCTGGCAAAAGTTCCAGAAGCAACAGCTATGCCTATGCTCCAGCCTAATGCCACATGCCCTAGACCCAAGGCAGCAAAAACCTTCTGATCAAAGATAGTCTGCATTTCCCATAGCCTGTTACATGACTTGAAGGGGAATCAAGTGACATCAGAACAAATGCTTTGCCTGGCCAGAGCCCACCTGAAAGCCATGGAGGTTTTGCAAAAATGTTCAAGAAGAGCTGTGGGGACTGAGCTATGCTTAGGGTGATTCAACAGGGAGAGACTCAAGGTGGGATGTGGGAGGTAAGAGGGCTCCGAAAACAGATGGAGCTGGTGTTGGAAACCAGCGGACGGACAAGACTCATTGGCATCAAAGTTTGGGCCCAGGAGGATAGCTGGAGGGGTGAGTCAGGCAGGAGATATTGACGTAGTCATCCAAATCAGTGTCCTCCACCTTGGCAGCAGGTTGATAGTAGGTGCTTATATATTCACAGCTGGTCTTCAGAGACGGCATATGAGGCCAGGGAGCTTCAGACACCTGGGAACAACCAAAGAGGCATCACTGAATCTGAGTAGGGAGATTTTAGTATTCCTCCAGGCGGGTTCCCATAACTAGCAATGGTAGGCATGTTTACGGCTGCTGACTTCCAGAGGGCAAAGACACAGAGGTGGCTGAGCTCCATCAGGTGTCTCTGCCCTGGGGATTTTCAGGGTGCCATCTCACCCGAGATAACTGGAAAACACTCATTTCAAATGTGGGCAGGAAGTTGCCTTAAATGGGGTTCAGACTAAAGTCACATGGCTAAGCACCAGTCTGAAGGAAACCCAGCTGCCAGAGGAGTTTCCTCTCTGGGATTGGGTGATGTGATTTGTGGAGTAAATATACACCTTCTCAGGGAGTTATTTGGAAGTGGGGTGAGTCACCCGCAGCACCTTGTAAGGGCTTGGAGAGGCAGTGACGTGGCATGACAGTGTATTCCAGAaaggggctgggtggagaaggaAAGTCAGGCAGCGGGACACGTGGGCACAGTGGTGCTCCTTTTCCCCAGACAGAAACTTCAGCATCATCTGCCTTCAGAATGGGTCGGTTCTCAGGGTACAGAGCTGAGCCATGATCCCAGCATGCTGCAGTCATGGTAACATCCACCCAAGAAGGCTGCAGTGGTGATGGGTCACATGTTTAAACACAAGGGCTGAGAACCAGAAGCCCAGCCCCGGAACACAGTAGGTATTCAGCAACTCATTGAAAGGACCTGTTAGTTTTTGTACTTATCTCCCATTGCCTGTTATAGTTTGCCAGTTGAGATTAAtttatttgacttaaaaaaattaaaatagtccTTGTGAAAGTTAAAATATTCAGTCATTAATCATATGCACCTTGTGAACTTGTTCCATCGGGATTTTTGTCCCCAGTAGTGGGAATAAGAATTTCAAGTAAGGCGGAAGGGTAAAACTTGAGCAAGCTATAGTCCCAGGTGAGGACACGTGTGGTCACAGGGCAGTTCAGGACAAAGGGCATGTGTAAGGGGAGAGTGGGTAGAGTAGATGGGCACTGCTGGACCTACCTATGCTACTGCAAACCCTCTTTAGCAGGGGTGAGGGACAGCAAACTCAAAGAGCTGGAAAGGCCTGTGGGGAGAGCAGTCACTTGTTGCTGGGCATCAGGCTCCTCGTTTGAGCAAGGCACGTGATTGCCCAGTCAGGGACTACAACTCTCCGCCAATGGGATGCGAGAGGAAGCCACGTGGGAAGCCTCAGGGTCCAGTCTTAAAGAagcagctttctttttctctctcagtggGCTGGATGTGACTATTGAGCATTGACCATGGACCGGACAAGACTCCAGAGGATGGTGGAGCAATAAGACAGAAGGTATGTTAGTCCCTGGATGACCTCCTGGCTCAGGCCACTTCTTTCTGCCCCTCCTCTACCTTTACTTGGGAGGAAACAGCTTCCATCTTGTGAACCCTCTGGTTTAGGGTCTGTTGCATTAATTTAGTCTACACACTAATTTTGAAAGGGACATTGGCCACACTTGGTTTTTCTTGGTTCCTAAGGAAATAGTGTTTTAGCTACTGTGGGCCACTTTAggaaatacaatcttttttatcttaatttagGAAAACAAAGATGAGTGGACAGTCTAAAGGCTTTTCACCCATCTACCCATGGCCATCGATAGAAACACGAGTTCCCTCTATCCATTCCTCAATTTCAAGAGGGACCCTCCTCACCACAGGTGTCGAATCTTCTATATCTTGACATTGGGCAGGTCATCCTCTGGGCCTGGCTTACGCGCCTCCATTGGCGGGTAAACCAGCTCCTCTCATCTTCGGGAGTAATGGAAAGTTCTCCCTCACCTTAGGGTGAAAATGTGTAGCTTCTGTCTCCTTAAGGCCTCCTAGAAATCGAGTCTCTTCCACACAAAAGTCCGTCTGCACTGTAGAACTACCATCTGCCAGCTTCTACCAAGCACTCAGGAAAAATGCTTGGCTAAAAGCCAGGTAATTAAGTCTACCACATTGCTGGGTAGTCCAGTCTCCTGACGCCATTGAAGGAGGAAACTGATAACCACTGGTCCCCAGACTTCGCCTAGGAACTGCGCGGAAAGCCGGCGCCCGGGAGCTACGCGCGGCTGGAGTAACTTCTCTGGGTCCCAGCCCAGCTCGATGGCCGCGGGGTCCGGCCCCTGCGGCTGGTCTAGGCCGGGGCGGAGCTTACCTGCAGCGGGGCGGACGGCTCGGAGGGCGCGGACGCTCCGGGGTCGGGAGCCGGTGCCCCGTGCTCACCTAGGGGAATCAGGGAGGCCGGGATGAGGGCGTGGCCGAGGGTCGGGCCGCTGTCCAGCCCCGCACTGAacccagggtgggaggggtccGCCCGGCGGCTCCAGGCTTTCCTCCCCGCGCTGAGCGCTGCGTCTGCCGCTCCAGCTCGCCGGACTGACGGGTCGGTCCCGCCACGGTCCACTCACCCGCCCCACTCCCCATTCCCCCGAACCCATCTTCTGCTACCCGTactagcccccccccccacgtcacCCTCACCCCCTTCACCcgtacaccccccccccccccccccccgctcgcCAGCCGGCTCACTCGCCACCCCTGCTTACCCGCGGCGTGGGCCCCGCGATCGCGCCGAGGACAGGCACTGTAGACGTTGTTTTGGGAGCGTGGCCACTGTGACACCGGGGGCCGCTGCGACAGGGGCCGCTGAGAGGCCTCCAGGGCTCTCATCCTCACGGCCAGTTGGCGGACCCGCCTGGAGAGAGCTTTTCGGCAAAAAGCCCCAGGGAAAAAGGAGAATGGCTCAGAAAGTGCCAGGCACCGTCTTGCCCTCCACTGAAGACCGAAGGGCCCGGGCGGTTCTCCTCGTCGTCCCCTCCCCATTTCCGGACCTTTCTCCCCCATCCCTCGCTCCCCAGACTCCAGGCCGCTCATCCACAGCTCAGGAGTTCTCCTGGAGATCCACGGGGG
This portion of the Phyllostomus discolor isolate MPI-MPIP mPhyDis1 chromosome 14, mPhyDis1.pri.v3, whole genome shotgun sequence genome encodes:
- the IL24 gene encoding LOW QUALITY PROTEIN: interleukin-24 (The sequence of the model RefSeq protein was modified relative to this genomic sequence to represent the inferred CDS: deleted 2 bases in 1 codon) produces the protein MTKGIKQVLDKGSKNSWNSICPWDKSGDFLWLKPIPPPEGPAQSSLSWQSQDKIKSVRLLRKEVLQNISDAESCYLIRALLNFYLNTVFKNYHKKAAEFRIQKSFSTLANNFIVILSKLQPSQEKFSTSESARRRFLLFQGAFKQLDIEAAQTKAFGEVDILLTWMQKFYQL